GATGCCGACGCTGACCGCGATGGCCTACAAGTACAACGTCGGCCAGCCGTTCATGTACCCGCGCAACGACCTGTCGTACTCGGCGAACTTCCTGCGCATGATGTTCGGCACGCCCTGCGACGACTACAAGCCGAACGACGTGCTGGTGCGCGCGCTCGACCGCATCCTGATCCTGCACGCCGACCACGAGCAGAACGCCTCGACCTCCACGGTGCGGCTGGCCGGCTCGTCGGGCGCCAATCCGTTCGCCTGCATCGCGGCGGGCATCGCCACGCTCTGGGGCCCGGCCCACGGCGGCGCGAACGAGGCCTGCCTGATCATGCTCAACGAGATCCAGAAGCAGGGCGGCGTCGAGAAGATCGGCGACTTCATCGACAAGGTGAAGGACAAGAATTCCGGCGTGAAGCTGATGGGCTTCGGCCACCGGGTCTACAAGAACTACGACCCGCGCGCCAAGCTGATGCGCGAGACCTGCCACGAAGTGCTGGGCGAGCTCGGCCTGCACGACGACCCGCTCTTCGCGCTCGCGATGAAGCTCGAGCAGATCGCGCTGGAAGACGACTACTTCGTGCAGCGCAAGCTGTACCCGAACGTCGACTTCTACTCGGGCATCGTCCAGAAGGCGATGGGCATCCCGACCAGCATGTTCACCTGCATCTTCGCGCTGGCCCGCACCGTGGGCTGGATCGCGCAGTGGGGCGAGATGATCGCCGATCCCGACCAGAAGATCGGCCGGCCGCGCCAGCTGTTCACCGGCAAGACCCCGCGCGAGGTGCTGCCGATCGACAAGCGCTGAGCTGGCGGCGGGCGGGGGCCGGGCGGGAACGCGCAGGCCGGGCCCGCAAGGCTCGGGAGGGCGGCTTCGGCCGCCCTTTTTCGTTCCCGCCCTCCCGCGATGGACAGGCGGGCGCTCCGGCGTCACACTGCCCGCTCGGGGTTTCCCCGGGCGGCTGTCGGAGGCGACGATGCGCGTGTTCCTGACCGGAGGCACGGGATTCATCGGCGAGGCGCTGGTTCGGGCGATCGAGCGGCGCGGCTGGACGCTCGACGCACTGGTGCGCAGGCCCGAGGCGCCGCAGGCGCGCTGGATCGCGTCCCGGGGCGGCAGGCTGGTGCCCGGCGACATAAACGACGCCGCTTCGATGCGCGAGGCGATGCGCGAGGCGCAGCTCGTGGTCCACAATGCGGGCCTCTACGAATACGGCGCCGACCGGGCGCTGCGCGAGCGCCTGCAGCGGGTCAACGTCGACGGCACCGACACCGTTCTGGGCCTGGCGCACGAGCTCGGCGTGCCGCGCGCGCTCTACGTGTCTAGCACTGTCACCACCGGCGACACCGGCGCGCAGCCCCGCGACGAGTCCTGGCAGCGCCAGCGCCCCCCGGCGACCGCCTACGAGCGAAGCAAGACTGAGGCGCACCGGGTCGCGCGGCGTTGGGCCGACCGGGGGCTGCCGCTGGTGATCGCCCGCCCGAACGCGGTCGTCGGCGTCAACGACCATTCGGTCCTCGGCTACCTGCTCCGGCTCTACCTGCTCGGGATGCTGCTGCCGATCGGCTGGTCGCCGGCCACCGTGTTCGCCCATGTGCAGGTCGACGCGCTGGCCGAAGGGATGCTGCTCGCGGCCGAGAAGGGCGGGGTGGGCGAGGAGTACCTGTTCAGCGGCGACCCGGTCACGAACAGGCAGATGCTCGGATTCTGGGCCGCCCATCCGGGCCGATTCCTGCCGCGACTGTGGCTGCCCCCGGCCGTGGTGAAGCCGATGTTCGCCCCGATGGAGCCGCTCCTCAGGCTGGCCGGGCTGCCGGCCTTCCTGTCCCGCGAAACCGTCGCCGTCGGCGCGATGAACCTGAACTACGACAGCGGCAAGGCCCGCCGGGAGCTCGGCTGGCGGCACCCGGCCCCCGAACCGATGTGGCGGGAGATCGTCGAGGGCGAGCGGGCCCTGCTCGATGCGCGGCGCCACCAGGGCCTGCGCGCGAGGCTGATGCCCGTGGCGACGAGGCCCGACGACGCGCTTCCGGCCGATGCGAGCACCGGCCAGGCCACGGCCGCCGGGCAAGCGTCCGGCCGGCCGGATCAGCGGACGCTGGAGTAGGGCGTCGGCTTCAGGAACATGTTGGTGATGTGCCCGACGATCGGGCCATCGGCCTCGCTGGCGGCCTTGGCGGCGAGCCACTCGGGGTCGCTCGCGAACGCGCTCCACTTGCGCTCGCACTCGGCCATGCTCTCCCACTCGAGCAGGTAGTACAGGTCGTTGTTGCTTTCGCCGACCTGCACGGTCCAGAAGCCGGCCTGGCGGATGCCGTGCTTTTCCCAGAGCTTCAGCGTGACCGTTTCGAAGCGCTTGTGCAGGTTGGGCAGGCGGCCGGGCAGGCAGTGGTAGATGCGGAGTTCGTGGATCATTTCGAGGATGGGAGGGGAAGGGGAAGTCATCGAAGCGACGCGTTGATGCGGTCGAGCATGGCCGAACCGGGGCACAGCGTCCTTTCGTCGAGCAGGTTCATCGGCGTGGCCGGCGTGCCGAGGCGCTGGTGCAGGTCGCCGGCGTCGGGGTCGACGAACAGCAGCCCGGTGACGATCTCGCCGCGGGCCTGGTGCTGCATCACGTGGTTCATCGCGCCGATCCGGTCGCGCGGGTCGAAGTCGTCGGCGAGCTTGCGCAGGCGCAGGACGGAGCCATCGTGTTGCGGCACGTCGACGACCTCGCCGGCCGCGTACTCGGCGGTGATCTCGCTGCGCCGGGGCATGAAGTCGATGCGGTTGACCGCCTCGTTGTGCTCGCGAACGTAGTCGTAGCTGCGGGTGCTGCCGGCGTGGTTGTTGAAGGCCACGCAGGGACTGATCACGTCGATGAAGGCGGCGCCGCCGTGGGCGAGCGCGCCCTTGATCAGGGGCACCAGCTGCGCCTTGTCGCCGGAGAAGCCGCGCGCCACGTAGGTCGCGCCGAGCTGCAGCGCGAGCGGCACCAGATCGATCGCCGAGTCGGTGTTGACCGCGCCGCGCTTGGACTTCGAGCCCTGGTCGGCGGTGGCCGAGAACTGGCCCTTGGTCAGGCCGTAGACGCCGTTGTTCTCGACGATGTAGGTCATGTTCACGCCGCGGCGCATCAGGTGCGCGAACTGCCCGAGCCCGATCGAGGCGGAGTCGCCGTCGCCCGACACGCCCAGGTAGATCAGCTCCCGGTTGGCCAGCGCGGCGCCGGTGAGCACCGACGGCATGCGGCCGTGAACCGTGTTGAAGCCGTGCGAGTTGCCGAGGAAGTAGTCCGGGGTCTTGGACGAGCAGCCGATGCCCGACAGCTTGGCCACCCGGTGGGGCTCGACGTCGAGCTCCCAGCAGGCCTGGATGATGGCCGCCGAGATCGAGTCGTGACCGCATCCGGCGCAAAGCGTGGAGATCTTGCCTTCGTAGTCGCGCCTGGTGTAGCCGAGCCGGTTGGTCGGCAGCGTGGGGTGGTGCAGGGCGGGTTTCGCGAGATAGGTCATGGTCAGGCCACCTTGCCGCGCTTGATCGGTTCGACGTTGGCCCCGCTCATCCGGTCGGCGATCGCGTCGGTGATGAAGCGGGCGGTGATCGGCGTGCCGTCGAAGTGGAGGATCGGAACCAGCCTGGCGGGGTCGATGCCCAGCTCGTTGACCAGCATCGAGCGCATCTGGGCATCGCGGTTCTGCTCGACGACGAACACGGTCTGGTGGGCTGCGATGAACCTGCCGACCTCGTCGCCGAACGGGAACGCGCGGATCCGCAGCGTGTCGAGCTGCAGGTCGCGCGCGGCGAGCGCTTCGTGCGCCTCGGCCATCGCCGGGGCGGTCGAGCCGAAGTGGATCACGCCGAAGCGGGCGGGCTTGTCCGCTTTCTTTTCGATCGCGGCCGGCACCAGCTTCTTAGCGGTGTCGAGCTTCTTCAGCAGCCGCTGCACGTTGTAGACGTAGTCGGGCCCGGCCTCGGAATAGCGCGCGTAGGCATCCTTGGTGGTGCCGCGGGTGAAGTAGCCGCCCTTGGTGGGATGCGTGCCGGGCAGCGTGCGGAACGGGATGCCGTCGCCGTCCACGTCCAGGTAGCGGCCGAAGTCGCGGCCGGCATCGAGCATGTCGGCGGTCATCAGCTTGCCGCGGTCGTACTTGCGGGAGTCGTCCCACTTCAGTGGCGCGCACAGCCGCTGGTTCATCCCGATGTCGAGGTCGGTCATCAGGAAGACCGGCGTCTGCAGCCGGTCGGCCAGGTCCAGTGCCTGCGCGGCGAACTCGAAGCACTCGTGCGGGTCCTCGGGGATCAGCAGCACGTGCTTCGTGTCGCCGTGCGAGGCGTAGGCGCAGGCGATCAGGTCGGCCTGCTGCGTGCGCGTGGGCATGCCGGTGGAGGGGCCGCCCCGCTGCACGTCGATGATGACCGCCGGGATCTCGGCGAAGTAGGCCAGGCCGATGAACTCGGTCATCAGCGAGATGCCGGGGCCGGACGTGGCGGTGAAGGCGCGCGCCCCGTTCCAGCCCGCGCCGACGACCATGCCGATCGAGGCGAGCTCGTCCTCGGCCTGGACGATCGCGAAGCGGTTCTCGCCGCTCTCCTTGTCGACGCGCAGCCTGGAGCAGAACTTCTGGAAGGCCTCGGCAACCGACGACGAGGGCGTTATCGGGTACCACGCGCAGACCGTCGCGCCGCCGTACACGCAGCCGAGCGCCGCAGCGGCGTTGCCTTCCATGAAGATGCGGTCGCCGACGTTGGCCGCGCGCCTCACCTTGAGGCCCGTCGCGTCGTCGAGGTGCTCGGTCGCGTAGTGGAAACCCTTGCGGAAGGCGTCGAGGTTGGGCGTGAGGAGCTTCTCCTTGCCCTTGTACTGCTCGCCGACCAGCTGCGCGATCGCCTCGGGGTCGATGCCCAGCAGCGCGGCCAGCACGCCCACGTACATGATGTTCTTGAGCAGCTGCCGCTCGCGCGGGTCGGAGTAGGCCGCGTTGCACATCTGGGTGAGCGGCACGCCGATCGGGTGGACGTCGGTGCGGAACTTGCCCGGCGGCAGCGGCTTCGTGCTGTCGTACAGCAGATAGCCGCCCGGATCGATCTCGGCCAGGTCGCGGTCCCAGGTCTGCGGGTTCATCGCGACCATCAGGTCGACGCCGCCGCGCCGGCCCAGCCAGCCCTTCTCGGTGACGCGCACCTCGTACCAGGTCGGCAGGCCCTGGATGTTGGACGGGAAGATGTTGCGCGGGCTGACCGGCACCCCCATGCGCAGGAAGCTGCGGGCGAACAGCTCGTTGGCCGAGGCGGACCCCGACCCGTTGACGTTGGCGAACTTGACGACGAAGTCGTTGACGGCCTCGATCCGCTTCATCAGGCAGCCTTCCTTTGCGGGGGCCGGCAGGCAGGGCCGGCGTGGGTCATCGAGATCAGGGTCTTCTGCATGTCCCAGGCGCCGGTCGGACAGCGTTCGGCGCACAGCCCGCAGTGCAGGCAGACGTCCTCGTCCTTGACCATGACGCGGCCGGTCTTCAGGCCGTCCTGCACGTAGAGCGCCTGCTCGAGGTTCGAGGCCGGCGCGCGCAGCCGCTGCCGGAGCCCGGCCTCGTCGCCGTCGGCGGTGAACGTGATGCAGTCCATCGGGCAGATGTCGACGCAGGCGTCGCACTCGATGCACTGCGGCGCGCTGAACACGGTCTGCACGTCGCAGTTCAGGCAGCGCTGGGCCTCGCGGATCGCGGTCTTGGCGTCGAAGCCGAGCTCGACCTCGACGCGGATGTCGCGCAGCGCCTGGTTGACGTCGCGCCAGGGCACGCGGTGGCGCGCCTCGAGCGAGACGTCGTTGTCGTAGCTCCACTCGTGGATGCCCATCTTCTGGGACATCGTCTCGACCGCGGGAAGGGGGCGGTCCTCGACCGGCTCGCCGTTCAGCATGCGGTCGATCGAGACGGCGGCCTCGTGGCCGTGCGCGACCGCCCAGATGATGTTCTTGGGCCCGAGCGCGGCGTCGCCGCCGAAGAAGACCTGCGGCAGCGTGGAGCGCAGCGTGACCGGGTCGAGCTTCGGCATGCCCCAGTCGTCGAACTCGATGCCGATGTCGCGCTCGATCCAGGGGAAGGCGTTCTCCTGGCCGACGGCGACCAGCACCTCGTCGCACTCGAGGTGCACGTCGGGCTCGCCCGACGGCACCAGCTTGCGGCGGCCGCGCTCGTCGTACTCGGCGCGCACCTTCTCGAAGACCATGCCGGTCAGCTTGCCCGACTCGTGCAGGAAGGCCTTGGGCACCAGCCAGTTCAGGATCGGGATGCCTTCGTGCATCGCGTCTTCCTTCTCCCACGGCGATGCCTTCATCTCGTCGAAGCCGGAGCGCACGACGACCTTGACGTCCTCGCCGCCGAGCCGGCGCGCGGTGCGGCAGCAGTCCATCGCGGTGTTGCCGCCGCCCAGCACCAGCACGCGCTTTCCGACCGAGGTGGTGTGGCCGAACGAGACCGACGCGAGCCATTCGATGCCGACGCGGATCTTCGCCGCGGCTTCGCTGCGGCCGGGGATGTCGAGGTCGCGCCCGCGCGGTGCGCCGCAGCCGACGAACACCGCGTCGAAGCCTTCGGCCAGCAGCGCCTTCATCGAGTCGATCCGCTGACCCGCGCGGAAGTCGACGCCCAGGCCGAGGATGTAGCCGGTCTCCTCGTCGATGACCTCCTCGGGGAGGCGGAAGCGGGGGATCTGTGTGCGGATCATGCCGCCCGCCCGGTGGCCTTCGTCGAAGACGGTGACCCGGTAGCCGATCGCCGCCAGGTCGCGGGCCACGGTCAGCGAGGCCGGGCCGCCGCCGATGCAGGCGACGCGCGGCGCGTCGGGCCGCTGCGGCGGGCGGGGCAGCCGGTGCCGGATGTCGTCCTTCAGGTCGGCCGCGACGCGCTTGAGCCTGCAGATCGCGACCGGCTCGGGGCGCTCGGCCTGGCGCTCCTCGACCCGGCCGCGTCGGCAGGCCGGTTCGCAGGGACGGTCGCAGGTTCGTCCGAGGATGCCGGGGAAGACGTTGGAGCGCCAGTTCACCATGTAGGCGTCGCTGTGGCGACCGGCGGCGATCAGGCGGATGTATTCGGGGACGGGGGTGTGGGCCGGGCAGGCCCACTGACAGTCGACTACCTTGTGGAAGTAGTCGGGGTTGCGGATGTCGGTGGCCTGCAACGGTCTCCTCCTGCCGTGCCTGGGGCGACGGGCACCCGGAATGGAGCCCGCCCCGGCCGGCGCATGCTTTCGGGCCAGTCTACCCCGCTGCCTTCGGCCGGAAAAGCGCGCCGGTGCCGTTTGTCGGCAATTTCGTTGCGCCGGCGTGATTTTGTGCGCTGCGATTTGCCGTGACCGGGTTGCGCGGTGCAGACTGGACGATCCTTGCACCTTCGCGGAGATCCGCCATGTTCAGGAACGTCGTTTCACGCACCCTGTCCACCGCGCTCGTCGTGACGATCCTCGGCACCACGATGCCGGCACCGGCATCGGCCCGGATGATCGGCTCGGACGAGACGCTGACTTCGGCCCAGGTCGACGCCGACCGAGCCACGGTCGGTGCGTGGCTGGCCCGCCAGGAGGTGCGCGACGAACTTCTCGCGATGGGGGTCAGCCCGGCCGAGGTGGAAGCGCGCGTGGCCGCGCTCGGCGACGACGAGATCCGCGAACTGGCCGGCAAGGTCGGCACGGCCCCGGCCGGCAGCGGGGTGGTCGGCGCGCTGTTCGCGGTGTTCGTCATCCTGCTGGTCACCGACATCCTGGGCCTGACCAAGGTCTTCCCGTTCACCCGCTCGGTGCGTTGAGCCGGCGGGCGCTGCTCGGCGCGCTGGCCGTCGCGCCGCTCGCGCTCGCGGGTTGCGCGGCGCCGCAGGCGAGCCGGCTGCGCGACGGGATCTCGGGCGGGCAAGGCGAGGCTGCCGGCCTTCCGGCTCGCGCGCGGCTGGACGGAATCCCTTTCTTCGCGCAGCGCGACTGGGAGTGCGGGCCGGCGGCGCTCGCGATGGCGATGCAGCCCGCCGGCGTGCGCGTGTCGCCCGAGGCGCTGGTGCCCGAGGTCTGGGTGCCGGCCAGGCGCGGCAGCCTGCAGCCCGAGATGCTCGCTGCGCCGCGCCGCCGCGGCCTGCTGACGGTGCGGATCGGCAGCCGGCTCGCCGATCCGTTGCGGGCGGTCGCCGGCGGCCTGCCGGTCGTCGTGTTCCAGAACCTCGGCCTGTCCGCGGCACCGGTCTGGCACTACGCTGTCCTGATCGGCTACGACCTCGATAGCGAGAAGGTCGTCCTGCATACCGGCGTCGACGAGGCCTCCGAGCAGTCGATCCATCCGTTCGAGCGGACCTGGGTGCGCGGCGGCGCCTGGGCGATGACAGCGTCGCTGCCCGCCCGCCTGCCGGACGGTGCCGACGAGTCGTCGGTGGCGCGCGGGATGGCCTCGCTCGAGCGGGTCGATGCCGCCGCCGCCTTGCGCGGATGGCCGGCGGTGCTGGCGCGCTGGCCGGACAACCGGACTGCCGCGCTGGGGCTGGGCAACGCGGCGTGGGCGAGCGGCGATCGCGCCGCGGCGCTCGCCGCCTGGCAGCGGGCGGTGCGCCGCCACCCGGACTTCGCCGACGCCTGGAACAACCTCGCGCATGCGCTGGGCGAGGCCGGGGAGCGTGGCGCAGCGATCGAG
This genomic window from Zeimonas sediminis contains:
- a CDS encoding NAD-dependent epimerase/dehydratase family protein produces the protein MRVFLTGGTGFIGEALVRAIERRGWTLDALVRRPEAPQARWIASRGGRLVPGDINDAASMREAMREAQLVVHNAGLYEYGADRALRERLQRVNVDGTDTVLGLAHELGVPRALYVSSTVTTGDTGAQPRDESWQRQRPPATAYERSKTEAHRVARRWADRGLPLVIARPNAVVGVNDHSVLGYLLRLYLLGMLLPIGWSPATVFAHVQVDALAEGMLLAAEKGGVGEEYLFSGDPVTNRQMLGFWAAHPGRFLPRLWLPPAVVKPMFAPMEPLLRLAGLPAFLSRETVAVGAMNLNYDSGKARRELGWRHPAPEPMWREIVEGERALLDARRHQGLRARLMPVATRPDDALPADASTGQATAAGQASGRPDQRTLE
- a CDS encoding 2-oxoacid:ferredoxin oxidoreductase subunit beta, translated to MTYLAKPALHHPTLPTNRLGYTRRDYEGKISTLCAGCGHDSISAAIIQACWELDVEPHRVAKLSGIGCSSKTPDYFLGNSHGFNTVHGRMPSVLTGAALANRELIYLGVSGDGDSASIGLGQFAHLMRRGVNMTYIVENNGVYGLTKGQFSATADQGSKSKRGAVNTDSAIDLVPLALQLGATYVARGFSGDKAQLVPLIKGALAHGGAAFIDVISPCVAFNNHAGSTRSYDYVREHNEAVNRIDFMPRRSEITAEYAAGEVVDVPQHDGSVLRLRKLADDFDPRDRIGAMNHVMQHQARGEIVTGLLFVDPDAGDLHQRLGTPATPMNLLDERTLCPGSAMLDRINASLR
- a CDS encoding FAD-dependent oxidoreductase → MQATDIRNPDYFHKVVDCQWACPAHTPVPEYIRLIAAGRHSDAYMVNWRSNVFPGILGRTCDRPCEPACRRGRVEERQAERPEPVAICRLKRVAADLKDDIRHRLPRPPQRPDAPRVACIGGGPASLTVARDLAAIGYRVTVFDEGHRAGGMIRTQIPRFRLPEEVIDEETGYILGLGVDFRAGQRIDSMKALLAEGFDAVFVGCGAPRGRDLDIPGRSEAAAKIRVGIEWLASVSFGHTTSVGKRVLVLGGGNTAMDCCRTARRLGGEDVKVVVRSGFDEMKASPWEKEDAMHEGIPILNWLVPKAFLHESGKLTGMVFEKVRAEYDERGRRKLVPSGEPDVHLECDEVLVAVGQENAFPWIERDIGIEFDDWGMPKLDPVTLRSTLPQVFFGGDAALGPKNIIWAVAHGHEAAVSIDRMLNGEPVEDRPLPAVETMSQKMGIHEWSYDNDVSLEARHRVPWRDVNQALRDIRVEVELGFDAKTAIREAQRCLNCDVQTVFSAPQCIECDACVDICPMDCITFTADGDEAGLRQRLRAPASNLEQALYVQDGLKTGRVMVKDEDVCLHCGLCAERCPTGAWDMQKTLISMTHAGPACRPPQRKAA
- a CDS encoding 2-oxoacid:acceptor oxidoreductase subunit alpha, translated to MKRIEAVNDFVVKFANVNGSGSASANELFARSFLRMGVPVSPRNIFPSNIQGLPTWYEVRVTEKGWLGRRGGVDLMVAMNPQTWDRDLAEIDPGGYLLYDSTKPLPPGKFRTDVHPIGVPLTQMCNAAYSDPRERQLLKNIMYVGVLAALLGIDPEAIAQLVGEQYKGKEKLLTPNLDAFRKGFHYATEHLDDATGLKVRRAANVGDRIFMEGNAAAALGCVYGGATVCAWYPITPSSSVAEAFQKFCSRLRVDKESGENRFAIVQAEDELASIGMVVGAGWNGARAFTATSGPGISLMTEFIGLAYFAEIPAVIIDVQRGGPSTGMPTRTQQADLIACAYASHGDTKHVLLIPEDPHECFEFAAQALDLADRLQTPVFLMTDLDIGMNQRLCAPLKWDDSRKYDRGKLMTADMLDAGRDFGRYLDVDGDGIPFRTLPGTHPTKGGYFTRGTTKDAYARYSEAGPDYVYNVQRLLKKLDTAKKLVPAAIEKKADKPARFGVIHFGSTAPAMAEAHEALAARDLQLDTLRIRAFPFGDEVGRFIAAHQTVFVVEQNRDAQMRSMLVNELGIDPARLVPILHFDGTPITARFITDAIADRMSGANVEPIKRGKVA
- a CDS encoding PA2779 family protein codes for the protein MFRNVVSRTLSTALVVTILGTTMPAPASARMIGSDETLTSAQVDADRATVGAWLARQEVRDELLAMGVSPAEVEARVAALGDDEIRELAGKVGTAPAGSGVVGALFAVFVILLVTDILGLTKVFPFTRSVR
- the gltA gene encoding citrate synthase — its product is MTSQQKATLSFTDGTPSVEFPVYKGTMGPDVVDIRKLYGQTGKFTFDPGFMSTAACESKITYIDGDKGELLYRGYPIEQLAQHCDYLEICYLLLNGELPNEEQRRDFDYRVTHHTMVHEQMTRFFAGFRRDAHPMAVLVGCVGALSAFYHDSLDINDPEHRFVSAIRLIAKMPTLTAMAYKYNVGQPFMYPRNDLSYSANFLRMMFGTPCDDYKPNDVLVRALDRILILHADHEQNASTSTVRLAGSSGANPFACIAAGIATLWGPAHGGANEACLIMLNEIQKQGGVEKIGDFIDKVKDKNSGVKLMGFGHRVYKNYDPRAKLMRETCHEVLGELGLHDDPLFALAMKLEQIALEDDYFVQRKLYPNVDFYSGIVQKAMGIPTSMFTCIFALARTVGWIAQWGEMIADPDQKIGRPRQLFTGKTPREVLPIDKR
- a CDS encoding NIPSNAP family protein produces the protein MIHELRIYHCLPGRLPNLHKRFETVTLKLWEKHGIRQAGFWTVQVGESNNDLYYLLEWESMAECERKWSAFASDPEWLAAKAASEADGPIVGHITNMFLKPTPYSSVR
- a CDS encoding PA2778 family cysteine peptidase, translating into MSRRALLGALAVAPLALAGCAAPQASRLRDGISGGQGEAAGLPARARLDGIPFFAQRDWECGPAALAMAMQPAGVRVSPEALVPEVWVPARRGSLQPEMLAAPRRRGLLTVRIGSRLADPLRAVAGGLPVVVFQNLGLSAAPVWHYAVLIGYDLDSEKVVLHTGVDEASEQSIHPFERTWVRGGAWAMTASLPARLPDGADESSVARGMASLERVDAAAALRGWPAVLARWPDNRTAALGLGNAAWASGDRAAALAAWQRAVRRHPDFADAWNNLAHALGEAGERGAAIEAARKAIELGGPRAAAYRETLERLSR